ACTGAAAAGACTGGGGTTTTCTCTCTTTACTTCCTGGTATTAAAGGAAATCTGTCAAATCATTCAGTGGTCACAGGCTAAGAGAAAAGAGGCAAAGAGGCATAACAGACTACATGTGGCAAAAAATAAGACTTTACAAACGTAGCTTAGAAAAGCAACTAATTAAGAAAACTACAAGTCAGgggtagcaacaaaaaaaaaaaccaggcacATATATGtgtaaggaactaggttcaaggccccagtcctcacctacatagggcaagcttcatgaatggtgaagcagtgcagagtctttctctccctcgctccctccttccttttttatttccccactccctcttgatttctgtctctagccaataaataaataaaataaaaaacattagaaaaatgagtatttaaaaacaaaaaaaaccctaaagaaaCAGTCATATTATAAGTAAACTTTCAAATACAAAAATATGAGCATATCTAAGAAATTCtctgtaaccccccccccccgcccgcgtAGTCCAAAAACTGCTTAACCAATATCTTCATCAGATTCCATAGCTTCCTCCATTGTGATgtaggccagactcaaacctggattgaaTGCATAACAAAGCAGTTCCACTGTTCAGGTGACCTATCTTATGGACTGGACCCAGTATGTCTAAGATGttcagagtttgttttttttttaattttgctttggagtgaaaattttttttctcatacagtatatatatatatatatattaatttatttctttattggggaattaatgttttacattcaacagtaaatacaataatttgtacatgcataacattccccagtttcccatttaacaatacaacccccactatatcatttatcatccttcatggacctgtattctccccacctacccaccccagagtctttcacttgggtgcaatatgccaattccatttcaggttctacttgtgttttcttttctgatcttgtttttcaacttctgcctgagagtgagatcatcccatattcatccttctgtttctgacttatttcactcaacatgattttttcaaggtccatccaagatcggctgaaaacggtgaagtcaccattttttacagctgagtagtattccattgctcaTACAGTATATTTTTAATGCCAATTTTGTTCCTTTTTCAGATTGAATCTTGGAAGTGCAAACTCTAAGATTATCCTGCTTTATTAAAATTCATCAAATTTATGATTCCACTCCTGTTTCGATGTACTTTTgttcataaaacattttttttttttttttaacgcagCAAATGGCTTTATTTGAGAAAGCCGGATTACAAGGGTTTAAGAGTTGGCATTGGGACCCTTCTTCTTTCCAGAGGTGGGCACGACGTTACCAAAGCGACGGTTGTACTGCATCCGCCTCTTGGCCCGGccggtcttcttcttcttttcctgtttGGTCACCTTGGGAGTCTGACCTCTCACTTTCCCAGCACGGGCCAGAAAACCATGGACTTTACCTCCCAGCACGCGGCCGGCCACCTCCAGCGTGCTCAGCGCCTCCACGCCGCACTGGCCCAGCACCACCTCGTCCTCCAGGGGCACGCCCGCCAGCAGCAGGACCTGGTCTTCCGGGGCGATGCCCTCCAACGAGGCCACATGAGCATTGATCTGGGCGACCGTCTCCTGGCCAGTCACCTCGAGGGTGTGGAGCTCCTGGGCGCGAACAAACACCTGCATGTCGGCGACTAGTGCGCAGACCCGGCTGCCGCCGACACGAAAATGGAgtcaagaaagaggaaggagtgaCTGCGCTCACGTCCTCACCGCCTTCTGCGTCCTACGTCACCTCCATAAAACATGTTGTATCATCACATATACTATCTAAAATATACTTAGTGATGCTATTTAGATTACAGAAATTTCAAGGAAAGCAAAGGATAGGTGGGTGATCCATAAGGAACTCAAGGTTTTCATAATGTGGTATTACATAAGGAAAAtcattcttcccatttttatCCCTCCTGCCCCCCGTTTCCCCTTTATTCATCTTCCAGCTCTCTTATACAGGTTGTACCTAGTTTCTGGAAAGACTGCAGTCATTCTGAGATCTGATGTGTTCTTGTTTGAATAGCATATAATTGAGAAGTCTTTATCTTTGATATTTTGCTTGGATTATAAGAAGGTACATGGCTAAAATTGTGTCTGGGGTCTTATAATGATGtcaaggcttgagcctgggttgcacacatggcaaagcatgcatTTTGCTGGTAAGCTATCTTCTCTAATCCCAGAAATTCCTGATTTTAGTCTTGCTTAGAATTTAATTATTCCAGATAGAAttatattgctattattgttacttctttgttaccaggtttatagctggggcttggtacctgcaaaaCTCTGCTGCTCCCaacaaccatttttttcttttgatagaggatgagagacagagctagacagagataggagagacacctcagcatgtagcttcactgcttgtgaaacttccccctataGGTACTTCCCCTTGTGGTGGCCAGGAGCTCACatccaggtcctcacacaaggtcacatgtatgctctaccagggcCCCACTGAAcagagttttaattttttttaataatccttatttatttatttatttatttattggctacagacagctaaaaatcaaaagggaaggtggtgatagagaggcacagagagacacctgcaacactgcttcaccaactcacaaagctttcctgcaggtagggaccaggggtcttgaacctgggtccttatgcattgtaacatgtacactcaaccaggagcaccaccacctggccacactgAACAGAATTTATAATGAAACACTTTCAGATAACTAGCTCAAAGAGATGAGTTTTACAGTGTACTGATACTCAACTAGGTAGTTATTCCTAAATGTAGTTACACATCAGAAGtatctaaaaaattttaaaagtaggcTTTCTATAgaaatctgtatttttaaaaagtacttcagATTGGATCAGCTAGACAGTTCAAGTAGGAAGGTGCTTGGTCTGCCATACTTTGACCTATGGTTGATCCTGtctctgactgaaaaaaaaaaaaaaaatcatccttgagcagtgaagcctcagcaaCTTCCAAAACCAAACaagtctccaccccacccccaagcaaacaaacaaaaactggtaCTCATATGATAACCAACGAGCCAGACTCTAAACTAGAATTCTGTGACCTTGAATCAATAAAGTTTTTATCTACAATAATTTTTTGCCATGACTTTGCACATTTGTGTGGTAGTTATTAAATGATTTATTGAGATTTTTGTttccttatcaatttcttttttaaatggtttGATTTAAAAAGACTAACAAGTTTTTTTCTTACTTTGATTTATCTCTATTGTTGGTGAAATGAATGTTCTATAAGTATTCTATCATTCTGTTTTGCACTCAAATCATAAACTAGCCATCTCTTTTGCAGTTTAAGGAAAGACTATTCTCTTGACTTTTATTATACCCTTTTTGTGCTATGCAAATACTAGTTACAGTTCTTTAAATtacataaaatttaatttttggtCAGGGgaaagctcagtgggttaaggacaTGCCTTAATAAGCAGGAGTCCCAGGGTTCTATCACATGGAAAACCAAGGACAATAGCAAGAActccacaaatgatgaagcagtatcttgctgtttctccatctctcttcctaagAACAGAGAATGTAAATAATTGGGCCAGGGCAGTCGCTCAGTAATACTGTGAATAAATGACTCCCCATTTCCATTCCTTGGTGCCACATAAAAAGTTAACTAAATTACATTCAGTTCCTTACCACATTTTAAGTACTCAAGTAACTAAGCAATCAGTTAGCAGTTACAAATATTGGCTAGCATGCTCAGCACAAACAGAACATTTCTGGCATTATCAAAGAAAGTTCTATTGGACTGACTGCTATAGATTAAAAGGTCTAGTGGCAGCAAGGAAATAAGTTTagcatatgcatacacacacataaagtATCAGCAAAGTAATAACATTTGGAAAGAATTATGACATACAAAAGCTagtagtaaaatatttattttcccataatTCCTTTATAGTCTGGTGATTTAAAAGGCTGGAGATGCATTAAAGCAGGCACAGCCTTTCCTTGTCCTTGTGACCCAAAGTAAAACTGTGACCAAATCTGAATGTAACACTTAGGCTCATTGTATACtaaataatgatttttatttatttttttttaatttttttatttataaaaaggaaacattgactaaaccataggataagaggggacaacttcacacaatttctaccaccaaaactctgtatcccatcccctcccctgatagctttcctattctttaaccctctgggagtatagacccaaagtcattgtgagatgcagaaagttgaaggtctggcttctgtaattgcttccccactgaacatgggcctaaATAATGTTTCTAACATATGAGTCTATGCAAACTCTTCTAGCTACCTTACCTTCATTAATAAAGCAGTAAGAGAAGCATGCTAAAATAATGGACAGTTCTGTCAgtaccagtattttttttttttttacaataattaGTCTTgtgtaatttattttcatttatcattCGTTAACTTTAAGGTGTTTAGGATTTTCTCTCATCTCCTTAAAGTATCAACATCCTtagtaattatttttgttgtaaaCAAGAATTAaaaggtttcttttattttttttgccaggcCTTGTGATACACTATTCAAATTTTCCTAGACTGAGTTTTAACTGTGTAGATGTTGCATAACTTCACCTCATA
This DNA window, taken from Erinaceus europaeus chromosome 16, mEriEur2.1, whole genome shotgun sequence, encodes the following:
- the LOC103118709 gene encoding ubiquitin-like protein FUBI — translated: MQVFVRAQELHTLEVTGQETVAQINAHVASLEGIAPEDQVLLLAGVPLEDEVVLGQCGVEALSTLEVAGRVLGGKVHGFLARAGKVRGQTPKVTKQEKKKKTGRAKRRMQYNRRFGNVVPTSGKKKGPNANS